The genomic DNA tttgaaaattgtAGGAGTATATATGTGAAAATTTCTAATTGAAAACTTGATATTTGTGATTTGGtattatttttgaatcatttgtTGTGTTCTTGATAGGGTTATATGTTAATATAATTATTCATAATTGATTGTATAGGTAATTGACTTTATTTTGTGATATTGAGTGTTGAATTTGGTCGAGTTTTACATTATTTCGAGTTTGGCCGGAAAAGTTGTCATTTTGTTCGGAAAAGGGATTGTATTGTGGGTGATGTTAACTTTAGATTTTGGAAATGATTTATTGTTTGAAATTGAACCGAAAAAATCTCATTTTTGCCAATATCGGAGTTATCGGAATGGTTGACGGATTTTTTGAAGCTCACCGGAATCTGAAAATTTTCCGGcgatattttttttaaaaatatggtGCTCATAAATTCGACCACATTCCGTcgaatttagaataatatttttaacCATATACAGTCGAATTTATAATTTAGGCGgacattttaatttttttaaaaacttcaaaattttgggcgggattttcaaattttaggtgaAAAATAAATTCGACCGCTTTCGGTCGCATTTAAGCAGTCGAATTTAGCCGCGCGTATACTGAATACGACTGATTTACTAAATATGACTCGAGCGAATGCGACCGGTCCAAAAAACGGtcatatttagttaaatacgacaGGAAACACTCGAATTTAACTAAACACAACCGATTTTTAATCGGTCGTATTTAtccatttttcttgtagtgtatatCACAACAAAATTAACACATATATTCAACTAATTAATACAAAAATCCAACAAATTTCACATACATTGTCTTTCAGGTAAAGTTGTTCACgtgcatacatatatatacaagtATAAGCATAAAAAGAAGAGTAAAATACCTCTAATTGAATATTTACTTCGATTTTTGCACAAATCTTACTCAATTAGGTTGGGGTTTTGGGCTACGGCTTAATTGGAGATGCGAGAGTAGGGGACAGAGAGAAAGATAGAGGAAATGAGAGTCGTGAGGGGGGAGAGGAGCTTCGGGAGAGAGTGGTcgggggagagagggagagagatgagagagagtgaGTAATATTTTGTTTAATTAGGTGTTAGAAATATTTTGTCTGAAAAATTTTGGCGTATAAACATCCCGTCCAATGAAAAAAAAGTTCCCGCCTATAATTTTAGTGAAAAAAGAATAAAAAGTGTTTCGTTTGTTGTAACACTTTGTAATAGTATTGCAATTGTattgaaaatttcaaaaatctCATTTTACTTGCAacattttaatattttatgtaaCGGTTTTAAAAGTATTGCAATAGATTACCAATTTTTATGTTTTTAGCAACACTTCATGCAACACTAATACATATTAGGCTTGCAATAgcccatatatggtgtagtgataGGACACTTATATCTGTTGAAAAATATAAACCTATGTGTATAATAAATTGAAAAAATGCCCAAAATAACCAATTTTGAGTTGCATTTGTGTGCATTACACATTATCAAATTTGTTGCCCAAAATACCTACCCTTTGGGCTCTTCTCAAGGGCCTATCCCCTTATAAGCATCCCTTTATAAGCACACAACTTAAAATATTGCAAATCTCAACAATACCCATTATTTTTCACGTGATACGGCAGGTTGGCTAGTCATGTGTGTAATACTAGAGGAGCATATATACACAATCTATTAGAAATCAGCACACAACACACACCTGTATGTATAACTCAAGAGAGGATAATACTCTTATTGCTCATTCTCAGGAAAACTACAACGTTCAGAGAGTTAAAAATACAAAACATAGAAAGTGGTTTCTACAAATCAGGAACCACCCAAAGATAGACTCATACTATGTCTTATTAGCTGTTATTATGATCCTAAGACCATGCTACACCACACGGCTATTTCTACATGACTAACTCTACTTTATTTAATATTTAGAATATGTTTAGATTGATTAAAATATCAAACACATTCCCCCCTAATCTAAACATGTCCCTTGACTCGTTCACAGCATTCCAATAAGGTCCTTTACACCAATTACTTCTCTCATCTCCTAGAATTTAACACGTCCTAGTGCCTTCGTTAAAATATCCTCTCACTGCTTCAGAGTAACCACATGCTTAACTATCAACTTTCCACTCTCGATACATTCATAGTTAAAGTGAAACCTCACATCAATATGTTTACTTCTTCCATGCAGAACTGGGTTCTTCATCAACTCGATTATAGATTTGTTGTCAACATGGAGTATAACAGGTCCAATTTTCTGTCCAGATATTTCCTCAAGTAACCCACATAACCAAATGCTTTGACAAGCTGCCAACGTTGCAGCCATGTATTCAGCCTCGCAGGACGATAGTGCAACCACACGCTGCGTCTGCGATGTCCACGATATCAGACTCTTATTCAAGTAGAAGCACATCCCTCCTGTGCTCCTCATGTCAACAACATCGCCCGCTAGATCACTATCTGAGAACCCAACCAATATTTTCCCACTTTGTTCATTCTTGTATGCTAGACCATAATTAACAGTGCCTTTCACATATCTCAGTATATGTTTAACAGCTTGTTGGTGCTTCACGGTTGGCTTTTCCATGAATCTACTCACCACACCCACCGCGTATGTAATATCCGGGCGTGTGTGTGTCAGATATCGCAGGCTTCCAATGATGCATCTATACTCTGTTGCTTCAACCAGTTGCCCTCCTTCGTCCTTATCAAGTTGAAGCTTATTCTCCATTGGAAATTTTCAAGGGTTACAACTCACCATTCCAGCTCTGTCCAGTAACTTCTTTGCATATGCTGACTATTTCAGTGTTGTAAACAATCCCGTTTGGCTTACTTCTATACCCAGATAAAACGACAGCAGTCCCAGATtgctcatttcaaatttcttgTTCATTTGTAACTTGAATTCCTCTATTTCAAACTCATTTGACCCTGTCACAAGTAGGTCGTCTACATACACACCCACTATGATCACACTTCCACTTAAGGACTTTGTATACACTGCTTGTTCCTGTAGACCCCTTTTAAATCTCAGCTCCTTCAAGCACTTGTCCAACCGAGCATTCCATGCCCTTGGCGCTGGACGCAGGCCGTACAGTGCTTTAATGAATTAATACACTTTATGTTCTTCTCCCTCCTTAACGAATCCCTCCGGTTGAGTTACATATACTTCTTCATGAAGTTCACCATTTAAGAACGCAGACTTAATATCAAGGTGATGAACCTTCCAGCCCTCTTTTGCTGAAAATGCCAACAGTAATCGAACAGTATCAAGTCTGGCCACCTGTGCAAACACTTCGTCATAATCTATCCCCTTCCTTTGAACATACCCTTTTGTAACTAGGCGTGCCTTGTACTTGACTATGTTGCCTTCAggatatttctttattttatataCCTATTTCAGCCCAATAGGTTTGTGCCCAGGTGGCAACTCAGTGAGAGTCCAGGTGCCATTTTTGTCAATAGTATCAAATTCTGTTTTCATTGCTTCCTCCCACTTTTGTTCTCCTATCGCTTCTTTAAATGTTGATGGCCCTTCAATTTTAAGCAGCATTAACTCATCAATTAGGTCCACCATTTCAGT from Apium graveolens cultivar Ventura chromosome 5, ASM990537v1, whole genome shotgun sequence includes the following:
- the LOC141660200 gene encoding secreted RxLR effector protein 161-like → MENKLQLDKDEGGQLVEATEYRCIIGSLRYLTHTRPDITYAVGVVSRFMEKPTVKHQQAVKHILRYVKGTVNYGLAYKNEQSGKILVGFSDSDLAGDVVDMRSTGGMCFYLNKSLISWTSQTQRVVALSSCEAEYMAATLAACQSIWLCGLLEEISGQKIGPVILHVDNKSIIELMKNPVLHGRSKHIDVRFHFNYECIESGKLIVKHVVTLKQ